NNNNNNNNNNNNNNNNNNNNNNNNNNNNNNNNNNNNNNNNNNNNNNNNNNNNNNNNNNNNNNNNNNNNNNNNNNNNNNNNNNNNNNNNNNNNNNNNNNNNNNNNNNNNNNNNNNNNNNNNNNNNNNNNNNNNNNNNNNNNNNNNNNNNNNNNNNNNNNNNNNNNNNNNNNNNNNNNNNNNNNNNNNNNNNNNNNNNNNNNNNNNNNNNNNNNNNNNNNNNNNNNNNNNNNNNNNNNNNNNNNNNNNNNNNNNNNNNNNNNNNNNNNNNNNNNNNNNNNNNNNNNNNNNNNNNNNNNNNNNNNNNNNNNNNNNNNNNNNNNNNNNNNNNNNNNNNNNNNNNNNNNNNNNNNNNNNNNNNNNNNNNNNNNNNNNNNNNNNNNNNNNNNNNNNNNNNNNNNNNNNNNNNNNNNNNNNNNNNNNNNNNNNNNNNNNNNNNNNNNNNNNNNNNNNNNNNNNNNNNNNNNNNNNNNNNNNNNNNNNNNNNNNNNNNNNNNNNNNNNNNNNNNNNNNNNNNNNNNNNNNNNNNNNNNNNNNNNNNNNNNNNNNNNNNNNNNNNNNNNNNNNNNNNNNNNNNNNNNNNNNNNNNNNNNNNNNNNNNNNNNNNNNNNNNNNNNNNNNNNNNNNNNNNNNNNNNNNNNNNNNNNNNNNNNNNNNNNNNNNNNNNNNNNNNNNNNNNNNNNNNNNNNNNNNNNNNNNNNNNNNNNNNNNNNNNNNNNNNNNNNNNNNNNNNNNNNNNNNNNNNNNNNNNNNNNNNNNNNNNNNNNNNNNNNNNNNNNNNNNNNNNNNNNNNNNNNNNNNNNNNNNNNNNNNNNNNNNNNNNNNNNNNNNNNNNNNNNNNNNNNNNNNNNNNNNNNNNNNNNNNNNNNNNNNNNNNNNNNNNNNNNNNNNNNNNNNNNNNNNNNNNNNNNNNNNNNNNNNNNNNNNNNNNNNNNNNNNNNNNNNNNNNNNNNNNNNNNNNNNNNNNNNNNNNNNNNNNNNNNNNNNNNNNNNNNNNNNNNNNNNNNNNNNNNNNNNNNNNNNNNNNNNNNNNNNNNNNNNNNNNNNNNNNNNNNNNNNNNNNNNNNNNNNNNNNNNNNNNNNNNNNNNNNNNNNNNNNNNNNNNNNNNNNNNNNNNNNNNNNNNNNNNNNNNNNNNNNNNNNNNNNNNNNNNNNNNNNNNNNNNNNNNNNNNNNNNNNNNNNNNNNNNNNNNNNNNNNNNNNNNNNNNNNNNNNNNNNNNNNNNNNNNNNNNNNNNNNNNNNNNNNNNNNNNNNNNNNNNNNNNNNNNNNNNNNNNNNNNNNNNNNNNNNNNNNNNNNNNNNNNNNNNNNNNNNNNNNNNNNNNNNNNNNNNNNNNNNNNNNNNNNNNNNNNNNNNNNNNNNNNNNNNNNNNNNNNNNNNNNNNNNNNNNNNNNNNNNNNNNNNNNNNNNNNNNNNNNNNNNNNNNNNNNNNNNNNNNNNNNNNNNNNNNNNNNNNNNNNNNNNNNNNNNNNNNNNNNNNNNNNNNNNNNNNNNNNNNNNNNNNNNNNNNNNNNNNNNNNNNNNNNNNNNNNNNNNNNNNNNNNNNNNNNNNNNNNNNNNNNNNNNNNNNNNNNNNNNNNNNNNNNNNNNNNNNNNNNNNNNNNNNNNNNNNNNNNNNNNNNNNNNNNNNNNNNNNNNNNNNNNNNNNNNNNNNNNNNNNNNNNNNNNNNNNNNNNNNNNNNNNNNNNNNNNNNNNNNNNNNNNNNNNNNNNNNNNNNNNNNNNNNNNNNNNNNNNNNNNNNNNNNNNNNNNNNNNNNNNNNNNNNNNNNNNNNNNNNNNNNNNNNNNNNNNNNNNNNNNNNNNNNNNNNNNNNNNNNNNNNNNNNNNNNNNNNNNNNNNNNNNNNNNNNNNNNNNNNNNNNNNNNNNNNNNNNNNNNNNNNNNNNNNNNNNNNNNNNNNNNNNNNNNNNNNNNNNNNNNNNNNNNNNNNNNNNNNNNNNNNNNNNNNNNNNNNNNNNNNNNNNNNNNNNNNNNNNNNNNNNNNNNNNNNNNNNNNNNNNNNNNNNNNNNNNNNNNNNNNNNNNNNNNNNNNNNNNNNNNNNNNNNNNNNNNNNNNNNNNNNNNNNNNNNNNNNNNNNNNNNNNNNNNNNNNNNNNNNNNNNNNNNNNNNNNNNNNNNNNNNNNNNNNNNNNNNNNNNNNNNNNNNNNNNNNNNNNNNNNNNNNNNNNNNNNNNNNNNNNNNNNNNNNNNNNNNNNNNNNNNNNNNNNNNNNNNNNNNNNNNNNNNNNNNNNNNNNNNNNNNNNNNNNNNNNNNNNNNNNNNNNNNNNNNNNNNNNNNNNNNNNNNNNNNNNNNNNNNNNNNNAAAAAAAAACTATTTCTCGCCTTCTCTTGTTCCGTATGACCCATGTGCTCTTCTGTAGGAATTATTACATACCTTGTTGTTCCTTGTCTGCCTTGATCCTTTTCCTCTGCCGACGAACACAAGCAAGCACAACGACTAGGACAAATAGTGTCCCAACAGAAATGGCGACAGCAAGGATGACATGCTGTAATCTTGTGTTTCCTGCATGTTTTTAAGAAATTTATCACCATCAGCATTGGTCATTGCACAAGACAATTAGTCGATCATTAACAACTGAACTGCCGTGCACTAGCTTCCGTCATGAGAGCCAGAAATGGCAGCAAGGGCAATAGTAGCAGGGGCGTCCGCATGTGTTCTTGTGGGTCGCAAGGTTGCGCAACATGAATCATTTGGGGGCATAACTGAAAGCTAGCTTGTATGAGGTTAAACGCGGCTTGCTAGATATATAGTTTTTTGGCCGGTACTGAGCGTCCCTCACAAAGGACAGCCAAATAAACTCTGTCTATTCTTAAATTTTTTCATGATAAATATCCTAAAAAAGAATTTACACGATAAAAacctgattttttttgtttttagaattTACACGATTTGTAGAAAAGTAAAAAGGGAGACGATATTTCTTATGATAGGCAAGCATGTCATCTCATCAtgtaacatgcatgaaaaaaaacccaCGTAACCTGTAACCATGCATTGGAAAAATTCCACCTTAACACCCAAATATGCATGACAATTTCCATTCTAATAAGTTATTTATAATTAGTAAATATTTTGTAACTATACAATAATCAAACAAAACAAGTCATATGTATTATCAATTGTTTTTACTTCTAATATTAATGTTTCATGCAATTGAATCCAATTAAACTATATTGCAAAAGATTCCCGCAATAACGTGTAGGGCATCCTCTAGTTCTAGAGAGACTGCATCCCACTAGATATTCCTGGTTCTTATGAATTGGTTGGCTGCAGATTAAGGTTGTGTCAGAGACATATTTTAGGGTAACGCATAGCCAAATAAACGTGTACCGAAAAAATAAATCCAATAGGCCTGTGGTCTCTTCTAAAGGAGAGGTGGGGGAGAGGGAAAGCTAGAATTTTGACGAAGACATCATGGCCCCTGCCCTGGCACACAGGGCACCTTCATTTTGGGTAAATTCAAACACCCCTGCAGTCCTGCACACACGACGAAAAATACGGAGGATGAGGTTAGGCAATGATGGTCCGGGTTACTCACGGCGTGTTTCGTCGGGGGATCCCGGTGTTGGAGCAGCCGGAGGCGGAGCATCGAGCGCCAGGTCGTAGAAGGTATATATTTGAATCCGAAGCAGGCAGTTGAAGTTTCGCGCCACCCCTCCCTGATATCCGTAGCAGCACGTCGGCAGCACTGGTACCAAGGACTGCAGGCACCAGTCGCACTGCGAGGCGTTGAGGTCCCTCATGCACTGCACGAGACCGTACATCGTCCCTTTGGGATCGCTTGGTGCGTACACCGCCTCCCCGGTGGCGAACATCGCCGAGGTGTTGCCTCCTTCGCTGGCCGCCCGCGCCACCAGGCGCTTCATCAGCACGTTGTACGTCCGGTCGAAGCTTTCTGGGTCGGACACTGTGAGGACGTCGTACAGCGCGTTAAGCGAGCGCTTCTCGTAGTAGAGGTTGATCGTGTCGTTGGTGTCGGCGAAGGTGATGTAGGCCTTGTCGTAATAGGCTGTCGCGCTCCGGTTTGACGCGCACCTGCCGCGTAAGTCGATGACGCTTGCTTGCATGTCAGCGAGGCACTGAGACGGCGTGGTATCGCCGCGGCAGAGGCCGCGGACGAAGGCACGGTCGCGGCCGGTGCCCAAGGAGAGGGAGGCGAAGCCCGTTGGCGCTACGGCCTGGGGGAGGGCGTTCAGGAGCGTGAGGACGTTGGTGCGGAACGCGCTGCTGTTGGTAGTGTTGGACGTTGGTGGCGCTGGTGCTGCGGCGGAAGAAGGACGGGGGTCTATGCATACCCCCTGGGAAGCTGCTTTGCTTGCTGCGAGAAGGAGGAGCACGAGGGCCAGCGCATGGGATGGCATGGTCGGCATGGCAATGGCTAATGGCTGTGTTCTGACTTCTGAGTGCCGCGTGAATGGCGGGTCTGGTCACTCGTGATATTTGTAGGCAGTTCGATGGGTAGCCAACGTAGGACACTTGGGGCGATAATACTACACACACGCGCAAAACAGACGGACTTTCACGAACCCTGCCGCCTGGCCATCACTAATTGGCCCCCCTGATTTTAAGTGGTGGGCCCGTCTCACTCTATCAAATCTAAGCCAATCATATCCTAACCACCCCGTAA
The sequence above is drawn from the Triticum dicoccoides isolate Atlit2015 ecotype Zavitan unplaced genomic scaffold, WEW_v2.0 scaffold69208, whole genome shotgun sequence genome and encodes:
- the LOC119347601 gene encoding cysteine-rich repeat secretory protein 38-like — encoded protein: MPTMPSHALALVLLLLAASKAASQGVCIDPRPSSAAAPAPPTSNTTNSSAFRTNVLTLLNALPQAVAPTGFASLSLGTGRDRAFVRGLCRGDTTPSQCLADMQASVIDLRGRCASNRSATAYYDKAYITFADTNDTINLYYEKRSLNALYDVLTVSDPESFDRTYNVLMKRLVARAASEGGNTSAMFATGEAVYAPSDPKGTMYGLVQCMRDLNASQCDWCLQSLVPVLPTCCYGYQGGVARNFNCLLRIQIYTFYDLALDAPPPAAPTPGSPDETRRNTRLQHVILAVAISVGTLFVLVVVLACVRRQRKRIKADKEQQGM